Proteins encoded within one genomic window of Amycolatopsis nigrescens CSC17Ta-90:
- a CDS encoding tetratricopeptide repeat protein has protein sequence MTAGNVAMVGNVCASMSHLAGQLGESADAVRIAEVGLSRVGTASGSVHLVARLHAMRARGLAMRGDAGGCRAALGEAERRVDVGQTGLPAEWLAGFDTGSFASEAALCLRELGDLIEAERQARQVVRIRAGDRVRSRVFGQLTLAHVLADAGRIDEAATIGREVCRVVPSLTSSRVLTRLEGLGAVLTPHRCLPEVAEFLLALPTACLGRDVTGVEWPV, from the coding sequence GTGACCGCTGGCAACGTGGCGATGGTGGGCAACGTGTGCGCATCGATGTCGCATCTAGCCGGGCAGCTCGGCGAGTCGGCCGACGCCGTGCGCATCGCCGAGGTGGGTCTGTCGCGTGTCGGAACGGCGTCTGGATCGGTGCATTTGGTGGCTCGCCTACACGCGATGCGTGCTCGTGGGCTGGCAATGCGCGGGGACGCGGGCGGCTGTCGTGCAGCCTTGGGCGAGGCCGAGCGTCGGGTGGATGTCGGGCAGACCGGTTTGCCTGCCGAATGGCTGGCCGGGTTCGATACCGGGTCGTTCGCGAGCGAGGCGGCACTTTGCCTGCGAGAGCTGGGCGATCTGATCGAGGCAGAGCGGCAGGCGCGGCAGGTTGTCCGGATCAGGGCCGGAGATCGGGTGCGGTCCCGCGTATTCGGACAGTTGACGTTGGCGCATGTCTTGGCGGATGCCGGGCGTATCGACGAGGCCGCCACCATCGGTCGGGAAGTGTGCCGAGTGGTGCCGTCGCTGACCTCCAGCCGGGTGCTGACTCGGCTGGAGGGTCTTGGTGCGGTGCTGACGCCGCACCGGTGCCTGCCGGAGGTGGCCGAGTTCCTGCTGGCCTTGCCGACAGCGTGCCTCGGTCGTGACGTGACCGGGGTGGAGTGGCCGGTATGA
- a CDS encoding alkaline phosphatase D family protein, translating to MSSRPHAVSRRRFLGFGSAGAAAVLLGTGAWNASGALAAPVKTGNPFTLGVASGDPAPDGVVLWTRLAPEPFLADGSGGMPAQPVRVEYEVAADERFRLLVRRGSVVATPELGHSVHPEIHGLSPDREYFYRFRVAGELSPVGRTRTAPSVWAAPRELNFAFASCQSWEDGLYTAYDHMAAEDLDLVVHLGDYLYESGVTGQKRGTPVGEQFRGETFDLARYRLQYSLYKSEKPLQAAHANFAWIHVNDDHEVENNWAGDVSQADQEPDQDPVVFRQRRAAAYQAMYENLPYRHAQLPAGPDARLHRRISYGDLADFTMLDTRQYRDDQACGDGASATCTDRLDPDRTLLGAAQRDWLVDGFSRSRARWQVIGNQAPMGQTDANASPEVTQVFLDPWDGYVADRNRVLAAAQDRGVRNLVVITGDRHQNYAWDLKRDYADAGSPTVGSEFVGTSISSGGNGADQTDEGRKFLAANPHMKFFNAQRGYVRVNVNRRRWRSDFRVVSHVTTPGAPISTRASYVVEDRKPGVQEG from the coding sequence ATGTCGTCGCGCCCGCATGCAGTCTCCCGCCGCCGGTTCCTCGGCTTCGGCAGCGCCGGCGCGGCGGCGGTGCTGCTTGGCACCGGCGCGTGGAACGCGTCGGGTGCGCTCGCCGCGCCGGTGAAGACGGGAAACCCGTTCACGCTGGGGGTGGCGTCCGGTGATCCCGCGCCGGACGGAGTGGTGCTGTGGACCAGGCTGGCACCCGAGCCGTTCCTTGCCGACGGGTCCGGCGGCATGCCGGCCCAGCCGGTACGGGTGGAGTACGAGGTGGCCGCGGACGAGCGGTTCCGGCTGCTGGTGCGCCGGGGGAGCGTGGTGGCCACGCCCGAGCTCGGGCACTCGGTGCACCCCGAGATCCACGGGCTGTCGCCGGACCGGGAGTACTTCTACCGGTTCCGGGTGGCCGGCGAGCTGTCACCGGTGGGCCGGACCAGGACGGCGCCGTCGGTCTGGGCGGCGCCGCGCGAGCTGAACTTCGCGTTCGCGTCCTGCCAGTCCTGGGAGGACGGGCTGTACACGGCCTACGACCATATGGCCGCCGAAGACCTTGACCTGGTCGTGCACCTCGGCGACTACCTCTACGAGAGCGGGGTGACCGGGCAGAAGCGCGGCACCCCGGTCGGGGAGCAGTTCCGCGGCGAGACCTTCGACCTTGCCCGCTACCGGTTGCAGTATTCGCTCTACAAGTCCGAGAAGCCGCTGCAGGCCGCGCACGCCAACTTCGCCTGGATCCACGTGAACGACGATCACGAGGTGGAGAACAACTGGGCCGGCGACGTTTCGCAGGCCGACCAGGAACCGGACCAGGACCCGGTGGTGTTCCGGCAGCGCCGGGCGGCCGCGTACCAGGCGATGTACGAGAACCTGCCGTACCGCCACGCCCAGCTGCCGGCGGGCCCGGACGCCCGCCTGCACCGCCGGATCTCCTACGGCGACCTCGCGGATTTCACCATGCTGGACACCCGGCAGTACCGCGACGACCAAGCCTGCGGTGACGGCGCCTCGGCCACCTGCACGGACCGGCTGGACCCGGACCGCACGCTGCTCGGCGCCGCGCAGCGGGACTGGCTGGTGGACGGGTTCTCCCGGTCCAGGGCGCGCTGGCAGGTGATCGGCAACCAGGCCCCGATGGGGCAGACCGACGCGAACGCCTCGCCCGAGGTCACCCAGGTGTTCCTGGATCCGTGGGACGGCTATGTGGCCGACCGCAACCGGGTGCTCGCTGCCGCGCAGGACCGCGGGGTGCGGAACCTGGTGGTGATCACCGGCGACCGGCACCAGAACTACGCCTGGGACCTCAAGCGCGACTACGCAGACGCCGGCTCGCCGACGGTGGGCAGCGAGTTCGTCGGCACCTCGATCAGCAGTGGCGGCAACGGCGCCGACCAGACCGACGAGGGCAGGAAGTTCCTGGCCGCCAACCCGCACATGAAGTTCTTCAACGCGCAGCGGGGTTATGTCCGGGTGAACGTGAACCGGCGGCGCTGGCGCAGCGACTTCCGGGTGGTGTCGCACGTGACCACGCCCGGCGCGCCGATCAGCACGCGCGCCAGCTACGTGGTGGAGGACCGCAAGCCGGGAGTTCAGGAAGGCTGA
- a CDS encoding tRNA (cytidine(34)-2'-O)-methyltransferase, translating into MFRILFYHPEIPPNTGNAIRLAANTGCELHLVEPLGFSLEAKHLRRAGLDYHDLATVRVHPDLAAAWRELLPANVYAFSTGGTTTYTEIRYQPGDVLFFGPESVGLPDAVQHAAEVTDRVRLPMVPSSRSLNLANTTSIAVYEAWRQQGFSMP; encoded by the coding sequence GTGTTCCGAATCCTCTTCTACCATCCGGAAATCCCGCCCAACACCGGGAACGCGATCCGGCTGGCCGCGAACACCGGCTGCGAGCTGCACCTGGTGGAACCGCTGGGCTTCTCGCTGGAGGCCAAGCACCTCCGCCGCGCCGGCCTGGACTACCACGACCTGGCGACCGTCCGCGTGCACCCCGATCTGGCGGCGGCCTGGCGCGAGCTGCTGCCGGCGAACGTCTACGCGTTCAGCACCGGCGGCACCACCACCTACACCGAGATCCGCTACCAACCGGGGGATGTGCTGTTCTTCGGCCCCGAATCGGTGGGGCTGCCCGACGCCGTGCAGCACGCGGCGGAGGTCACCGACCGCGTTCGGCTGCCGATGGTGCCCTCCTCCCGCTCCCTCAACCTGGCGAACACCACCTCAATCGCCGTTTACGAAGCCTGGCGCCAGCAAGGCTTTTCCATGCCGTGA
- a CDS encoding helix-turn-helix domain-containing protein, with protein sequence MAKAILTEIQRVVPEYAEPLNGPIGRTAAGGIEKAILYSLDHVGDPGPPRGDSAELFRHFGELEFRHGRGIDSLQSAYRVGGRVAWRHIAACGQSSRVPANVLCLCAEALFAYVDEISALSVAGYTAARAEAEDTTTRRRRRLLQLLLADPPTARQTVAELARAAGWQLPEWVTMVALEPRAERRRPPVLDGHVLVDTEAAEPCLLIAGSAPDPARLETGLTCWRAVVGPRVPLADAGRSLRCARRSLELLRRGVLADSPVTLVTDHLATLCLLNDEFLIGELRARCLAPLDDLSGKQRERLSDTLLVWLRLRGSAPELAAALDVHPQTVRYRMRRLQQLFGDRLNDPDERLNLEIALRAERLLRAAR encoded by the coding sequence ATGGCCAAAGCAATCCTCACCGAAATCCAGCGGGTCGTCCCGGAGTACGCGGAACCGCTGAACGGCCCGATCGGCCGGACCGCGGCCGGCGGAATCGAAAAGGCGATCCTGTACTCCCTCGACCACGTCGGCGACCCCGGCCCGCCGCGAGGCGACTCGGCCGAACTGTTCCGGCACTTCGGCGAACTCGAATTCCGGCACGGCCGCGGTATCGACAGCCTGCAGTCCGCCTACCGGGTCGGCGGCCGGGTCGCCTGGCGCCACATCGCCGCCTGCGGCCAGTCGAGCCGAGTACCGGCGAACGTGCTGTGCCTGTGCGCCGAGGCCCTTTTCGCTTACGTAGACGAGATTTCCGCACTGTCCGTCGCCGGGTACACCGCCGCGCGGGCCGAAGCCGAGGACACCACGACCCGGCGCAGGCGGCGGCTGCTCCAACTGCTCCTCGCCGACCCGCCCACCGCCCGGCAGACAGTCGCCGAACTGGCCAGGGCGGCAGGCTGGCAGCTCCCGGAATGGGTCACGATGGTGGCGCTGGAGCCACGGGCGGAACGGCGCCGGCCACCCGTCCTGGACGGGCACGTGCTGGTGGACACCGAAGCCGCCGAACCCTGCCTGCTCATCGCCGGCAGCGCGCCCGATCCGGCCCGGCTGGAAACCGGGCTGACCTGCTGGCGGGCGGTGGTCGGCCCCCGGGTACCGCTGGCCGACGCCGGACGATCGCTGCGCTGCGCCCGCAGGTCGCTGGAACTGCTGCGGCGGGGCGTGCTGGCCGACTCGCCGGTCACCTTGGTCACCGACCACCTGGCCACGCTGTGCCTGCTCAACGACGAGTTCCTGATCGGCGAACTCCGCGCCCGCTGCCTCGCCCCGCTCGACGACCTGTCCGGGAAACAACGGGAACGGCTCAGCGACACGCTGCTGGTCTGGTTGCGGCTGCGGGGCAGCGCCCCCGAACTGGCCGCCGCCCTCGACGTGCACCCGCAGACCGTGCGCTACCGGATGCGCCGGCTCCAGCAGCTCTTCGGCGACCGGCTGAACGACCCGGACGAACGGCTGAACCTCGAAATCGCGCTGCGTGCCGAGCGGCTGCTACGAGCCGCGCGTTGA
- a CDS encoding VWA domain-containing protein, which produces MSLTGFTTPWWFLLLLGVAAVVVGYLLVQRARRRRTMRFTNLALLEKVAPKAQGWVRHVPAALIVVSLLLLTVSLAGPTAEQKVPRNRATVMLVIDVSLSMEATDVAPSRIKAAQDAARSFAAGLTPGVNLGLVTFAGTAAVQVAPTTQRQGVIKNIDNLKLAQSTATGEGIFAALQSLEGFASVVGGAEGPPPARIVLMSDGKQTVPEDLYAPRGAYTASQAAKQAQVPVSSISFGTSHGVVDIDGREIDVRVDDESLQEVARLSGGEFYKAATADELKRVYDNLGEQIGYELKDADASKPWLIAGTLLLMVAAAGSLFLGQRLP; this is translated from the coding sequence ATGAGCTTGACGGGGTTCACGACGCCGTGGTGGTTCCTGCTGCTGCTCGGGGTGGCGGCGGTGGTGGTCGGGTATCTGCTGGTGCAGCGGGCCCGCCGCCGGCGCACCATGCGGTTCACCAACCTGGCGCTGCTGGAGAAGGTGGCACCGAAGGCACAGGGCTGGGTCCGGCACGTGCCGGCCGCGTTGATCGTGGTGTCGCTGCTGCTGCTGACCGTGTCACTGGCCGGGCCGACCGCCGAGCAGAAGGTGCCGCGCAACCGCGCGACGGTGATGCTGGTGATCGACGTTTCGCTGTCCATGGAGGCGACCGATGTGGCGCCGAGCCGGATCAAGGCCGCCCAGGACGCGGCGAGGTCGTTCGCGGCCGGGCTGACTCCCGGGGTGAACCTTGGCCTGGTCACCTTCGCCGGTACGGCCGCCGTGCAGGTCGCGCCGACCACCCAGCGGCAGGGCGTGATCAAGAACATCGACAACCTGAAGCTGGCCCAGTCCACCGCCACCGGTGAAGGCATCTTCGCGGCTCTCCAGTCGCTGGAGGGCTTCGCGTCCGTGGTGGGTGGCGCGGAAGGGCCGCCGCCGGCGCGGATCGTGCTGATGAGCGACGGCAAGCAGACCGTGCCGGAAGACCTGTACGCGCCGCGTGGTGCGTACACCGCGTCGCAAGCGGCGAAGCAGGCGCAGGTGCCGGTGTCCTCGATTTCTTTCGGCACGTCGCACGGGGTCGTGGACATCGACGGCAGGGAGATCGACGTGCGGGTCGACGACGAGTCGCTGCAGGAGGTCGCCCGGCTCTCCGGCGGGGAGTTCTACAAGGCGGCCACCGCGGACGAGCTCAAGCGCGTCTACGACAACCTCGGCGAGCAGATCGGCTACGAGCTGAAGGACGCGGACGCCAGCAAGCCCTGGCTGATCGCGGGCACCCTGCTGCTGATGGTCGCGGCGGCGGGTTCGCTCTTCCTCGGGCAGCGCCTGCCCTAG
- a CDS encoding DUF58 domain-containing protein — translation MRDAKGGRPDWAPPVLRGERLEAGLRTLELDVRRRLDGLLQGNHLGLVPGPGSEPGEARPYQPGDDVRRMDWAVTARTTEPHIRETVADRELETWVAADLSASLDFGTALCEKRDLVVCAVAAIAHLTGGGGNRIGALIANGAETHRIPARGGLAHARGLVRKLALTPRAAEGTRGDLAAAIEQLRRPPRRRGLAVIVSDFLGDTEWQRPLRALSARHDLIAVEIVDPRDVDLPDVGTVVLADPETGRQREVHASALLRKEFAAAAQAHRSEVARALRQAGAAHLVLRTDSDWIADTVRFVVARKRRWSGGAA, via the coding sequence ATGAGGGACGCGAAGGGCGGCCGTCCGGACTGGGCGCCGCCGGTACTGCGCGGGGAACGGCTCGAAGCCGGTCTGCGCACCCTCGAGCTGGACGTGCGACGGCGGCTGGACGGGTTGCTGCAGGGCAACCATCTCGGACTGGTGCCGGGGCCCGGCTCCGAGCCCGGTGAAGCAAGGCCGTACCAGCCTGGTGACGACGTGCGCCGGATGGATTGGGCGGTCACCGCGCGCACCACCGAGCCGCACATCCGCGAGACGGTCGCCGACCGCGAGCTGGAGACCTGGGTGGCCGCGGACCTCTCGGCCAGCCTGGACTTCGGCACCGCGCTCTGCGAGAAGCGCGACCTGGTGGTCTGCGCGGTCGCCGCGATCGCCCATCTCACCGGAGGCGGCGGCAACCGGATCGGCGCGCTGATCGCCAACGGCGCCGAGACGCATCGCATTCCGGCGCGCGGCGGGCTGGCGCACGCGCGCGGGCTCGTCCGCAAGCTGGCGCTCACGCCGAGGGCCGCCGAAGGCACCAGGGGCGACCTGGCCGCCGCGATCGAACAGCTCCGCCGTCCGCCGCGACGGCGTGGGCTGGCCGTGATCGTTTCGGACTTCCTCGGTGACACCGAATGGCAGCGGCCGCTGCGCGCGCTGTCCGCCCGGCACGACCTGATAGCAGTGGAGATCGTGGACCCTCGAGACGTGGACCTGCCGGATGTCGGCACCGTGGTGCTGGCCGACCCGGAGACCGGCCGTCAGCGCGAGGTGCACGCGTCCGCCTTGTTGCGCAAGGAGTTCGCCGCCGCGGCGCAGGCGCATCGCAGTGAGGTGGCGCGGGCGCTGCGGCAAGCCGGTGCCGCGCATCTGGTGCTGCGCACCGATTCGGACTGGATCGCGGACACGGTGCGCTTCGTGGTGGCTCGTAAGCGTCGTTGGTCCGGGGGTGCAGCATGA
- a CDS encoding AAA family ATPase: MTEPGYAEGAPGQQPGTPARDAQLLERTVFEVKRIIVGQDRLVERMLVGLLAKGHLLLEGVPGVAKTLAVETFARVVGGSFSRVQFTPDLVPADILGTRIYRQGSETFDVELGPVVANFVLADEINRAPAKVQSAMLEVMAERHVSLGGKTFPMPDPFLVLATQNPIENEGVYPLPEAQRDRFLFKIVVEYPTAEEEREIVYRMGVTPPEPHEVLSPAELVRLQGVASQVFVHHALVDYVVRLVLTTRTPAEHGLTDVAGWVSYGASPRASLGIVAAARALALVRGRDYVLPQDVVDVVPDVLRHRLVLSYDALADGVPLDHIITRVLQTVPLPQVSARPQGGPGQPVAAGAPTR, encoded by the coding sequence GTGACCGAGCCCGGCTACGCCGAGGGCGCGCCCGGCCAGCAACCCGGAACCCCAGCGCGGGACGCCCAGCTGCTGGAGCGCACCGTGTTCGAGGTCAAGCGGATCATCGTCGGGCAGGACAGGCTGGTCGAGCGGATGCTGGTCGGCCTGCTGGCCAAGGGCCACCTGCTGCTGGAAGGCGTGCCCGGCGTCGCGAAGACGCTCGCGGTGGAGACCTTCGCCAGGGTCGTCGGCGGCTCGTTCTCGCGCGTGCAGTTCACCCCGGACCTGGTGCCGGCGGACATCCTGGGCACCCGGATCTACCGGCAGGGCTCGGAGACCTTCGACGTCGAGCTCGGCCCGGTGGTGGCGAACTTCGTGCTCGCCGACGAGATCAACCGGGCCCCGGCCAAGGTGCAGTCCGCGATGCTCGAGGTGATGGCAGAGCGGCACGTGTCCCTCGGTGGCAAGACCTTCCCGATGCCGGACCCGTTCCTGGTGCTGGCCACCCAGAACCCGATCGAGAACGAGGGCGTCTACCCGCTGCCGGAAGCGCAGCGGGACAGGTTCCTGTTCAAGATCGTCGTCGAGTACCCGACGGCCGAGGAGGAGCGGGAGATCGTCTACCGGATGGGGGTCACCCCGCCGGAGCCGCACGAGGTGCTCAGCCCGGCCGAGCTGGTCCGGCTGCAGGGCGTCGCCTCCCAGGTCTTCGTGCACCACGCGCTGGTCGACTACGTGGTGCGGCTGGTGCTGACCACCCGGACACCGGCCGAGCACGGGCTCACCGACGTGGCCGGCTGGGTCTCCTACGGCGCGTCCCCGCGGGCGAGCCTCGGCATCGTGGCCGCCGCCCGTGCGCTGGCACTGGTCCGCGGCCGCGACTACGTGCTGCCGCAGGACGTGGTGGACGTGGTGCCGGACGTGCTGCGGCACCGGCTGGTGCTGTCCTACGACGCGCTGGCCGACGGGGTCCCGCTGGACCACATCATCACCAGGGTGCTGCAGACCGTGCCGCTGCCGCAGGTTTCCGCCCGGCCGCAGGGCGGCCCGGGGCAGCCGGTCGCGGCGGGCGCGCCGACCAGGTAA
- the mobA gene encoding NTP transferase domain-containing protein, with product MFCGIVLAGGAAARLSGVDKPMLDVGGRSLLQRAVSALGAADPVIVVGPARAGFPGVRWVREDPPGGGPVSALAAGLALLPSRPGGLVAVLAGDLAGVEESTVDKLLAAVGGSDGAVLVDEQGRRQWLIGAWRAERLRAVLPAEPSGAALRRMLAGLSIVEVPAEPGESADVDTPEDLDRLR from the coding sequence TGTTCTGCGGGATCGTGCTCGCCGGCGGTGCGGCGGCACGGCTGTCCGGAGTGGACAAGCCGATGCTCGACGTCGGGGGCAGGTCGCTGCTCCAGCGGGCGGTGTCCGCGCTGGGCGCGGCGGATCCGGTGATCGTGGTCGGCCCGGCGCGGGCCGGTTTTCCCGGGGTGCGCTGGGTCCGGGAGGACCCACCCGGCGGTGGGCCGGTGTCCGCGCTCGCGGCCGGGCTCGCGCTGCTGCCGTCGCGACCCGGCGGACTGGTCGCGGTGCTCGCCGGCGATCTCGCCGGGGTGGAAGAATCCACTGTGGACAAACTGCTGGCCGCGGTCGGCGGTTCGGACGGCGCGGTGCTGGTGGACGAACAGGGCAGGCGGCAGTGGCTGATCGGCGCGTGGCGGGCCGAGCGCCTGCGCGCGGTGCTGCCGGCCGAGCCGTCCGGTGCGGCGCTTCGGCGGATGCTGGCGGGGCTGTCGATCGTGGAGGTGCCCGCCGAGCCGGGGGAGAGCGCCGATGTGGACACACCGGAGGATCTGGACAGGCTCCGATAA